The following proteins come from a genomic window of Bos mutus isolate GX-2022 chromosome 23, NWIPB_WYAK_1.1, whole genome shotgun sequence:
- the RPP40 gene encoding ribonuclease P protein subunit p40 isoform X1: protein MATLRRLREVPRHLLVCEKSNFGHDKSRHRHLVETHYYNYRVSFLIPECGILSKELKDLVMGFGPYYFVKGLPLYELITHEFINTFVKKGSCYALTYNTNIDEDNTVALLPNGKLILSLDKDTYEETGLQGRPSQYSGRKTMRFIVSIDLMDLSSNLDSKKYKRVSWAFKEKKPLKFDFLLAWHQTGAEGSTMMSYFSGYGIQEHQPKIALSTTPDLRCPVLRSGLLGGEPEAACSAHELFDWLGAVFSHADLNNEPYNFVSTCCCPQPSSVVAQASLCSVTGFLLPERICVLLEQLCRYFDEPKLAPWVTLSVQGFADSPVSWRESEHGFQKGGEHLYNFVIFNNRDYWLQMAVGADDDCPP, encoded by the exons ATGGCCACGTTGCGCCGGCTGCGAGAGGTGCCCCGGCACCTGCTGGTCTGCGAGAAGTCCAACTTCGGCCATGACAAGTCGCGCCACCGGCATCTCGTGGAGACGCACTATTACAATTACAGG GTTTCGTTTCTGATTCCTGAATGTGGGATActctcaaaagaactgaaagatcTGGTCATGGGATTCGGACCCTATTACTTTGTGAAGGGTTTACCTCTTTATGAGTTAATCACACACGAATTCATCAATACTTTTGTCAAGAAAG GTTCGTGCTATGCGCTGACATACAACACAAATATTGATGAGGATAATACTGTTGCCCTGCTGCCAAATG GGAAATTAATTTTATCCCTGGATAAAGACACTTATGAAGAAACTGGACTTCAGGGTCGTCCTTCTCAGTATTCTGGCAGGAAAACCATGAGATTCA ttgtttccaTTGATCTGATGGATTTATCCTCTAACCTGGACTCCAAGAAGTATAAAAGAGTGTCTTGGGCCTTCAAAGAAAAGAAGCCGTTgaagtttgattttcttttggcATGGCATCAAACAg GTGCAGAAGGATCCACGATGATGTCATACTTTTCCGGTTACGGAATTCAGGAGCATCAGCCAAAAATAGCGCTGAGCACGACGCCGGACCTGCGGTGCCCCGTGCTGCGGAGCGGCCTGCTCGGGGGCGAGCCGGAGGCGGCCTGCAGCGCCCACGAGCTCTTCGACTGGCTGGGCGCCGTCTTCAGTCACGCAGACCT AAATAATGAGCCTTATAATTTCGTATCAACCTGCTGCTGTCCACAGCCGAGCTCGGTGGTGGCCCAGGCGtccctgtgctcagtcactggtTTCCTCCTCCCGGAGCGGATATGTGTCCTGTTGGAGCAGCTGTG TCGCTACTTTGATGAACCAAAGTTGGCCCCGTGGGTGACGCTGTCCGTTCAAGGCTTTGCAGACAGCCCTGTTTCCTGGAGAGAAAGTGAACACGGTTTTCAGAAAGGAGGAGAACACTTATACAACTTCGTGATCTTTAATAATCGGGACTACTGGCTTCAGATGGCCGTGGGGGCGGACGACGACTGTCCCCCGTAA
- the RPP40 gene encoding ribonuclease P protein subunit p40 isoform X2 yields MGFGPYYFVKGLPLYELITHEFINTFVKKGSCYALTYNTNIDEDNTVALLPNGKLILSLDKDTYEETGLQGRPSQYSGRKTMRFIVSIDLMDLSSNLDSKKYKRVSWAFKEKKPLKFDFLLAWHQTGAEGSTMMSYFSGYGIQEHQPKIALSTTPDLRCPVLRSGLLGGEPEAACSAHELFDWLGAVFSHADLNNEPYNFVSTCCCPQPSSVVAQASLCSVTGFLLPERICVLLEQLCRYFDEPKLAPWVTLSVQGFADSPVSWRESEHGFQKGGEHLYNFVIFNNRDYWLQMAVGADDDCPP; encoded by the exons ATGGGATTCGGACCCTATTACTTTGTGAAGGGTTTACCTCTTTATGAGTTAATCACACACGAATTCATCAATACTTTTGTCAAGAAAG GTTCGTGCTATGCGCTGACATACAACACAAATATTGATGAGGATAATACTGTTGCCCTGCTGCCAAATG GGAAATTAATTTTATCCCTGGATAAAGACACTTATGAAGAAACTGGACTTCAGGGTCGTCCTTCTCAGTATTCTGGCAGGAAAACCATGAGATTCA ttgtttccaTTGATCTGATGGATTTATCCTCTAACCTGGACTCCAAGAAGTATAAAAGAGTGTCTTGGGCCTTCAAAGAAAAGAAGCCGTTgaagtttgattttcttttggcATGGCATCAAACAg GTGCAGAAGGATCCACGATGATGTCATACTTTTCCGGTTACGGAATTCAGGAGCATCAGCCAAAAATAGCGCTGAGCACGACGCCGGACCTGCGGTGCCCCGTGCTGCGGAGCGGCCTGCTCGGGGGCGAGCCGGAGGCGGCCTGCAGCGCCCACGAGCTCTTCGACTGGCTGGGCGCCGTCTTCAGTCACGCAGACCT AAATAATGAGCCTTATAATTTCGTATCAACCTGCTGCTGTCCACAGCCGAGCTCGGTGGTGGCCCAGGCGtccctgtgctcagtcactggtTTCCTCCTCCCGGAGCGGATATGTGTCCTGTTGGAGCAGCTGTG TCGCTACTTTGATGAACCAAAGTTGGCCCCGTGGGTGACGCTGTCCGTTCAAGGCTTTGCAGACAGCCCTGTTTCCTGGAGAGAAAGTGAACACGGTTTTCAGAAAGGAGGAGAACACTTATACAACTTCGTGATCTTTAATAATCGGGACTACTGGCTTCAGATGGCCGTGGGGGCGGACGACGACTGTCCCCCGTAA